A window of Candidatus Methylomirabilota bacterium contains these coding sequences:
- a CDS encoding acyl-CoA dehydrogenase family protein — translation MIDFSIPPELAEMRKAVTDFMEEHVYPAERETTDEGEGLPRDRLRGLQAKAKERGLWAPHMPEEVGGMGIGAVGLALLNEIIGRSPIGPVILGCQAPDAGNCEILHLYGTEEQKRRYLVPNVAGEVRSCFSMTEPEVSGADPTGLRTTAVLEGDEWVINGHKWFTSGAIGSAFAIVMAKTEPQAQPHSRFSMIIVPTDTPGFRIVRPIPVMGHTRARGGHCEIRYENCRVPARNLLGPRGQGFKIAQARLGPGRIQHCMRWLGVAQRSFELMCRHVTRREAFGSKLAEKQTVQNWIADSAAEIQAARLMTLHAAWKMDQKLDARVDISLIKFFGAKVLIDVIDRAIQAHGAAGITGDLPLEGFYREARAARIYDGPDEVHRMVVARRILREFQE, via the coding sequence ATGATCGACTTCAGCATCCCCCCCGAGCTTGCCGAGATGCGCAAGGCCGTGACCGACTTCATGGAAGAGCACGTCTACCCGGCCGAGCGCGAGACGACGGACGAGGGCGAAGGGCTGCCGCGGGATCGCCTCCGGGGGCTCCAGGCCAAGGCGAAGGAGCGGGGGCTCTGGGCCCCCCACATGCCCGAGGAGGTCGGGGGCATGGGCATCGGTGCTGTCGGCCTGGCCCTCCTCAACGAGATCATCGGACGGAGCCCGATCGGGCCGGTCATCCTCGGCTGCCAGGCCCCCGACGCCGGCAACTGCGAGATCCTCCACCTCTACGGGACCGAGGAGCAGAAGCGCCGCTACCTCGTCCCCAATGTCGCCGGCGAGGTCCGCTCGTGCTTCTCGATGACCGAGCCGGAGGTTTCCGGCGCGGACCCCACCGGCCTCCGGACGACCGCCGTTCTGGAGGGGGACGAATGGGTGATCAACGGCCACAAGTGGTTTACGAGCGGGGCCATCGGCTCGGCCTTCGCCATCGTCATGGCCAAGACGGAGCCCCAGGCCCAGCCCCACAGCCGCTTCAGCATGATCATCGTCCCGACCGACACGCCCGGGTTCCGGATCGTGCGCCCGATCCCGGTGATGGGGCACACCCGGGCCCGCGGCGGGCACTGCGAGATCCGCTACGAGAACTGCCGCGTGCCGGCCCGGAACCTGCTCGGCCCCCGCGGACAGGGCTTCAAGATCGCCCAGGCCCGCCTGGGGCCGGGCCGCATCCAGCACTGCATGCGCTGGCTCGGCGTGGCCCAGCGCAGCTTCGAGCTGATGTGCCGGCACGTCACGCGGCGCGAGGCGTTCGGCTCGAAACTGGCCGAGAAGCAGACCGTCCAGAACTGGATCGCCGATTCGGCGGCGGAGATCCAGGCGGCGCGCCTCATGACGCTCCACGCGGCGTGGAAGATGGACCAGAAGCTCGACGCTCGCGTCGACATCTCCCTGATCAAGTTCTTCGGGGCCAAGGTGCTGATCGACGTCATCGACCGGGCCATCCAGGCGCACGGCGCGGCGGGGATCACAGGCGACCTGCCGCTCGAGGGGTTCTACCGGGAGGCCCGGGCCGCGCGCATCTACGATGGTCCGGACGAGGTGCACCGGATGGTGGTGGCTCGGCGCATCCTGCGAGAATTCCAGGAGTAG
- a CDS encoding EthD family reductase, which yields MVKLSVIYQGRPEEPAAFDEHYWSTHLPTVARWPRIRRIVVSMGEPGDEIYQICDLYFDTMDDLQAALSSPERKVSLEDSKRFPAFDGHVKRQVFEVREFGAGSR from the coding sequence ATGGTGAAGCTCTCGGTGATCTACCAGGGGCGACCGGAGGAGCCGGCGGCCTTCGACGAACACTACTGGTCCACGCACCTGCCGACGGTCGCCCGCTGGCCGCGCATCCGTCGCATCGTGGTGTCGATGGGCGAGCCCGGGGACGAGATCTACCAGATCTGCGATCTCTACTTCGATACGATGGATGACCTGCAAGCCGCCCTGAGCTCGCCCGAGCGGAAGGTCTCGCTGGAGGACAGCAAGCGCTTTCCGGCCTTCGACGGGCACGTGAAGCGCCAGGTGTTCGAGGTCCGGGAGTTCGGGGCGGGGAGCCGCTGA
- a CDS encoding mechanosensitive ion channel family protein, producing MDPRLIDLAGAAAIAVAVFMVAALIVRALCRRPLLRRLSLALTLTAFAGSLALFRYLGPGPGDGLKPYLYVLTLFALAYLAFKIVEVFMLDVVAVRQGRVAPPAILREICSAIFAVVALVVLLRMGLGVDVTALVATSAALTIVLGLALQETLANLFAGLALMIDRPFESGDWIRIGDRVGRIQEVSWRAVKVQIQKQEDYLIIPNSVVAKAEIVNMSRPSPIHGHSIEVGVAYAEPPNRVTGVLEHAALEAEGVLPMPPPFALVSRFDNFSIVYRLTYYIRDFANWNEIQGAVLAHVWYAFRRRGIQIPFPTSNVYWRDAAMVDAARHHEEFERVAGLLRSVDFLAALTQEEVERLATEVRIEPYPAGMVVVRQGEPGDSLFVVASGRVQVSLHSPNGGPERTLAVIEAGDYFGELSLLTGAPRSATIRTLEDTDLLVLSRDALRPVLLNDPAAAGRLCRTLEKRKAEHVDAILHDPATDAIEPSPVPSGSLLGRIRRFFDLIGGER from the coding sequence GTGGACCCACGGCTGATCGACCTGGCCGGTGCGGCCGCCATCGCGGTGGCCGTGTTCATGGTGGCCGCCCTGATCGTTCGGGCGCTGTGCCGCCGGCCGCTGCTCCGCCGTCTGTCCCTGGCACTCACGCTCACGGCGTTCGCGGGCAGCCTGGCCCTGTTCCGCTACCTCGGGCCGGGCCCCGGCGACGGGCTCAAGCCGTATCTCTACGTTCTGACCCTGTTCGCGCTCGCCTACCTCGCGTTCAAGATCGTCGAAGTCTTCATGCTCGACGTGGTGGCGGTGCGCCAGGGTCGCGTGGCACCGCCCGCCATCCTGCGCGAGATCTGCTCCGCCATTTTCGCGGTCGTGGCGCTGGTCGTCCTCCTCCGGATGGGCCTCGGGGTCGACGTCACCGCCCTGGTGGCCACCTCGGCCGCGCTCACCATCGTGCTCGGGCTCGCCCTCCAGGAGACCCTGGCCAACCTGTTCGCCGGCCTGGCGCTGATGATCGATCGCCCCTTCGAGTCCGGCGACTGGATCCGAATCGGTGACCGCGTGGGCCGCATCCAGGAGGTGAGCTGGCGCGCGGTCAAGGTCCAGATCCAGAAGCAGGAAGACTACCTCATCATTCCGAACAGCGTGGTCGCCAAGGCCGAGATCGTGAACATGAGCCGGCCGAGTCCCATCCACGGGCACTCGATCGAGGTGGGCGTCGCCTATGCCGAGCCGCCGAACCGGGTGACCGGGGTGCTCGAGCACGCCGCCCTCGAGGCCGAGGGCGTCCTGCCGATGCCGCCGCCCTTCGCGCTGGTGAGCCGCTTCGACAACTTCTCGATCGTCTATCGCCTGACCTACTACATCCGCGACTTCGCCAACTGGAACGAGATCCAGGGCGCGGTACTGGCCCACGTCTGGTACGCCTTCCGCCGGCGGGGCATCCAGATTCCGTTTCCCACGTCGAATGTGTACTGGCGTGATGCCGCGATGGTCGACGCCGCCCGGCACCACGAGGAGTTCGAGCGGGTCGCCGGGCTCCTGCGCAGCGTCGACTTCCTGGCGGCCCTCACGCAGGAGGAGGTGGAGCGGCTGGCGACCGAGGTCCGGATCGAGCCCTACCCGGCGGGAATGGTCGTGGTCCGGCAGGGCGAGCCCGGGGACAGTCTCTTCGTGGTTGCGTCGGGCCGGGTTCAGGTCTCCCTGCACTCCCCGAACGGCGGCCCGGAGCGGACGCTGGCCGTGATCGAAGCGGGCGATTACTTCGGCGAGCTGTCGCTCCTCACCGGCGCGCCGCGCTCGGCGACGATCCGCACGCTCGAGGACACCGATCTCCTGGTTCTCAGCCGCGATGCGCTCCGGCCGGTTCTCCTCAACGATCCGGCCGCCGCAGGTCGACTCTGCCGGACGCTCGAGAAGCGAAAGGCCGAGCACGTGGACGCCATTCTCCATGACCCGGCGACGGACGCCATCGAGCCGAGCCCGGTTCCGTCGGGCTCTCTGCTCGGCCGCATCCGTCGGTTCTTCGACTTGATCGGTGGGGAGCGCTGA